The Roseovarius indicus genome has a segment encoding these proteins:
- a CDS encoding cytochrome c biogenesis CcdA family protein, with product MLDVSLISAFVGGLIVFFSPCVLPIVPFYLSYMAGASMQEISGDGALPPGVRRRAFLASVMFSLGIITVFVLLGAAAFGLSQAFRSVQTEFRLVAALIVFILGLHFLGVLKIGFLNRVFQMEAGSTQKMSVMGAYLVGFAFAAGWTPCVGGVLTAVVFTASTEATAMRGLVLLLVFGLAMTTPFMIAALFIGPFLRFASKFRRHLPKVEKAMGLLLIVFAVLIATDSVNYIAEWMLDAFPAFQNI from the coding sequence ATGCTGGACGTTTCGCTGATCAGTGCCTTTGTTGGCGGGCTGATCGTATTCTTTTCGCCCTGCGTCCTGCCGATTGTGCCGTTCTACTTAAGCTACATGGCCGGTGCGTCAATGCAGGAGATCAGCGGCGACGGGGCCTTGCCGCCGGGCGTGCGGCGGCGGGCGTTCCTTGCGTCGGTCATGTTCTCGCTGGGAATCATCACCGTTTTCGTGCTGCTGGGGGCGGCCGCCTTCGGGCTGAGCCAGGCGTTCCGGTCGGTGCAGACCGAGTTCCGGCTGGTGGCGGCGCTGATCGTGTTCATCCTCGGGCTGCATTTCCTGGGCGTGCTGAAGATCGGGTTCCTGAACCGGGTGTTCCAGATGGAGGCGGGCTCGACCCAGAAGATGTCGGTGATGGGGGCGTACCTGGTGGGGTTCGCCTTTGCCGCGGGCTGGACGCCCTGCGTGGGCGGGGTTCTGACGGCGGTGGTTTTCACCGCCTCGACCGAGGCGACGGCGATGCGGGGGCTGGTGTTGCTGCTGGTGTTCGGGCTGGCGATGACGACGCCCTTCATGATCGCGGCGCTGTTCATCGGGCCGTTTTTGCGTTTCGCCTCGAAATTCCGGCGCCATTTGCCTAAGGTGGAAAAGGCGATGGGGCTTCTGCTGATCGTGTTCGCCGTGCTGATCGCGACCGACAGCGTCAATTACATCGCCGAGTGGATGCTCGATGCGTTCCCGGCCTTTCAGAACATCTGA
- a CDS encoding thioredoxin family protein has translation MTRLMSLVAALMLALPVYAAEMGDDGLHKADWMRETFKDLNEDLAEANAEGKRLMLLFEQRGCVYCRKMHEEVFSDAEVADYIRDNYFVVQMNLHGDTEIVDFDGEAMTEKAAARKWGLLFTPTILYLPEEVEEGKNAAQAAVASQPGAFSKGTTLDLMTWVEEKRYELDNGEDFQRYHARRIKERDDGKTD, from the coding sequence ATGACACGCCTGATGAGTTTGGTTGCCGCGCTGATGCTGGCGCTGCCGGTCTATGCCGCCGAGATGGGCGATGACGGGCTGCACAAGGCCGACTGGATGCGCGAGACGTTCAAGGACCTGAACGAGGATCTGGCCGAGGCCAATGCCGAGGGCAAGCGGCTGATGCTGCTCTTTGAACAGCGTGGCTGTGTCTATTGCCGGAAGATGCACGAGGAGGTTTTTTCCGACGCGGAGGTGGCGGATTACATCCGCGACAATTACTTCGTGGTGCAGATGAACCTGCACGGCGACACCGAGATCGTCGATTTCGACGGCGAGGCGATGACCGAGAAGGCGGCGGCGCGGAAGTGGGGCCTGTTGTTCACGCCGACGATTCTCTACCTGCCGGAAGAGGTGGAAGAGGGTAAAAACGCGGCACAGGCGGCGGTGGCCTCGCAGCCCGGGGCGTTTTCCAAGGGGACAACGCTTGACCTGATGACCTGGGTCGAAGAAAAACGGTATGAGTTGGATAATGGCGAAGATTTTCAACGTTATCACGCAAGAAGGATAAAGGAACGCGACGACGGCAAGACGGACTGA
- the soxX gene encoding sulfur oxidation c-type cytochrome SoxX, with protein MRTLTTTAIAVLATTVAVTAAEVAPKEVKFDEYGSVETSLTGTPGDPENGAVIMKTKSMGNCISCHQVTALEDAPFHGEIGPMLDGAGDRWTEADLRGIVSNAKKTFPGTMMPAYYKVDGYIRPGDAFTGKAAEEPLPPLLSGQQVEDVVAFLMTLKEE; from the coding sequence ATGCGCACACTCACCACAACAGCCATCGCCGTACTGGCAACGACAGTTGCCGTCACGGCGGCCGAGGTTGCCCCGAAAGAGGTCAAGTTCGACGAATACGGCTCTGTCGAGACCTCGCTGACCGGCACGCCGGGCGATCCGGAAAACGGGGCGGTCATCATGAAGACCAAATCGATGGGGAACTGCATTTCCTGTCACCAGGTCACGGCGCTGGAGGATGCACCGTTTCATGGCGAAATCGGCCCGATGCTGGATGGCGCGGGCGATCGCTGGACGGAAGCCGACCTGCGCGGGATCGTGAGCAACGCCAAGAAGACGTTCCCGGGCACGATGATGCCGGCCTACTACAAGGTCGACGGCTACATTCGCCCCGGTGACGCGTTCACCGGCAAGGCGGCCGAGGAGCCGCTTCCGCCGCTGCTGAGCGGACAGCAAGTTGAAGACGTCGTCGCCTTTCTGATGACGCTCAAGGAAGAATGA
- the soxY gene encoding thiosulfate oxidation carrier protein SoxY yields MEFTRRETLVIGAATAAVAALPMPAMASATDDLIAEFTGGADVADSGVDLDAPEIAENGNTVPIEVGAEGAVSIMVLAAGNPTPPVATFNFGPLAGASRAKTRIRLATTQDVIAVAKMADGSFAKSTKTVKVTIGGCGG; encoded by the coding sequence ATGGAATTCACAAGACGCGAAACGCTGGTGATCGGTGCGGCCACGGCCGCCGTCGCCGCGCTGCCGATGCCGGCGATGGCCTCGGCGACCGATGACCTGATCGCCGAGTTCACCGGCGGGGCCGACGTGGCCGACAGCGGCGTCGATCTCGACGCGCCGGAGATTGCCGAGAACGGCAACACCGTTCCGATCGAAGTGGGCGCCGAGGGCGCGGTTTCGATCATGGTACTGGCGGCCGGCAACCCGACCCCGCCCGTGGCGACGTTCAATTTCGGCCCGCTGGCCGGCGCCAGCCGCGCCAAGACGCGCATCCGCCTTGCCACCACGCAGGACGTGATCGCCGTGGCGAAGATGGCCGATGGCAGCTTTGCCAAGTCGACGAAAACCGTGAAAGTCACCATTGGCGGCTGCGGCGGCTGA
- the soxZ gene encoding thiosulfate oxidation carrier complex protein SoxZ yields MAKGVRPRVKVPKKASAGDVITIKTLISHKMESGQRTDSDGNKIPRSIINHFTCTFNGETVIDVKMEPAISTNPYFEFDAKVPEAGEFKFVWNDDDGSVYEDSQEIAVG; encoded by the coding sequence ATGGCAAAAGGTGTACGCCCCCGCGTGAAAGTCCCCAAGAAGGCCTCGGCCGGAGACGTGATCACGATCAAGACCCTGATCAGCCACAAGATGGAATCGGGTCAGCGCACGGATAGCGACGGCAACAAGATCCCGCGGTCGATCATCAATCACTTCACCTGTACCTTTAACGGGGAAACGGTGATCGACGTGAAGATGGAGCCCGCGATCTCGACCAACCCGTATTTCGAGTTCGACGCCAAGGTGCCCGAGGCGGGCGAGTTCAAGTTCGTCTGGAACGACGACGATGGCTCGGTCTACGAGGACAGCCAGGAAATCGCGGTCGGCTGA
- the soxA gene encoding sulfur oxidation c-type cytochrome SoxA, producing MKFRALTAVAALLVAPGLAMAGPDDDTLVINGDMEMVTKTAAPEHMSETGIDEIISGWHFRSDETQALEADDFDNPGMVFVDIGQEQWDTVEGTENKSCASCHDDPAESMKGVRAVYPKWNDNAEEVRTLAQQINTCREERMGAEPYGYTSGQMANMEALISVQSRGMPVDVAIDGPAESTWAWGKELYYTRTGQLELSCANCHEDNYGNMIRADHLSQGQINGFPVYRLKNAKLNTAHARFKGCVRDTRAETYKPGSPEFVALELYVASRGNGLSVEGPSVRN from the coding sequence ATGAAATTCAGAGCACTCACCGCCGTTGCCGCACTGCTTGTCGCGCCCGGTCTGGCCATGGCCGGCCCGGATGACGACACGCTGGTCATCAATGGCGATATGGAAATGGTGACGAAGACAGCCGCGCCCGAGCATATGTCGGAGACCGGGATCGACGAGATCATCTCGGGCTGGCATTTCCGGTCGGACGAGACCCAGGCGCTGGAAGCGGATGATTTCGACAACCCCGGCATGGTGTTCGTCGATATCGGCCAGGAGCAATGGGACACGGTGGAAGGCACCGAGAACAAGTCCTGCGCGAGCTGCCATGACGATCCGGCCGAAAGCATGAAGGGTGTGCGCGCGGTCTATCCGAAGTGGAACGACAACGCCGAGGAAGTCCGGACGCTGGCCCAGCAGATCAACACCTGCCGGGAAGAGCGGATGGGCGCAGAGCCTTATGGCTATACCAGCGGCCAGATGGCCAACATGGAAGCGCTGATCTCGGTTCAGTCGCGCGGGATGCCGGTCGACGTGGCCATCGACGGCCCGGCCGAAAGCACCTGGGCCTGGGGCAAGGAGCTGTACTACACGCGCACCGGCCAGCTTGAGCTGAGCTGCGCGAATTGCCACGAAGACAACTATGGCAACATGATCCGGGCCGACCACCTGAGCCAGGGCCAGATCAACGGCTTCCCGGTCTACCGCCTGAAGAACGCCAAGCTGAACACGGCACATGCCCGGTTCAAGGGCTGCGTGCGGGATACGCGCGCCGAGACCTACAAGCCCGGCAGCCCCGAATTCGTGGCGCTGGAACTCTATGTCGCGAGCCGCGGCAATGGCCTGTCGGTCGAAGGGCCGTCGGTACGTAACTAA
- the soxB gene encoding thiosulfohydrolase SoxB, with product MISRRDFLQVSMAASALVGASGFGNWAKLAAQQSLTQDDLLQFDTFGNVSLIHVTDIHAQLKPIYFREPEVNIGVGSNKGKVPHITGAEFRKMYGIEDGSPLNYALTYDDFSSLAQAYGKMGGMDRVATVVNAIRADRPDAILLDGGDTWHGSYTCYHTEGQDMVNVMNALKPDAMTFHWEFTLGQDRVRELVEGLPFAALGQNIFDAEWDEPSEEFAPYQFFERGGTKIAVIGQAFPYMPIANPGWMFPDFSFGIRDERMQEMVNEVRGQGAELVVLLSHNGFDVDKQMATVVEGIDVILSGHTHDAVPEPVLVGETMIVASGSNGKFVSRVDLDVRDGRMMGFRHKLIPIFSDVIEPDAEMTALIDEQRAPYEAEMGEVIGQTDSLLYRRGNFNGTWDDLICDALLSEREADIALSPGVRWGPSLIPGDDITREDIWNVTSMSYPNAYRNEMTGEFLKVVLEDVADNIFNPNPYYQQGGDMVRTGGMGYRIDVSKPQGERISEMTLLKTGEAIDPAKTYVVAGWASVNEGTEGPPIWDVVESHVRKLGTVSLSENTSVTVTGI from the coding sequence ATGATTTCTCGCCGCGATTTCCTTCAGGTCAGCATGGCCGCTTCGGCGCTGGTGGGCGCCAGCGGGTTCGGCAACTGGGCGAAGCTGGCAGCACAGCAATCGCTGACGCAGGACGATCTTCTGCAGTTCGACACGTTCGGCAACGTGAGCCTCATTCACGTGACCGATATCCATGCCCAGCTGAAGCCGATCTATTTCCGCGAGCCGGAGGTGAATATCGGCGTGGGGTCGAACAAGGGGAAGGTGCCGCATATCACCGGCGCCGAGTTCCGGAAGATGTACGGCATCGAGGATGGCAGCCCGCTGAACTATGCGCTGACCTATGACGATTTCTCGTCGCTGGCGCAGGCCTATGGCAAGATGGGCGGGATGGACCGTGTGGCGACGGTGGTGAACGCCATCCGCGCCGACCGGCCCGATGCGATCCTGCTGGACGGCGGCGATACGTGGCACGGCTCCTACACCTGCTATCACACGGAAGGCCAGGACATGGTCAACGTGATGAACGCGCTCAAGCCCGACGCGATGACCTTCCACTGGGAGTTCACGCTGGGGCAGGACAGGGTGCGCGAGCTGGTCGAGGGGCTGCCCTTCGCGGCGCTCGGTCAGAACATTTTCGACGCCGAGTGGGATGAGCCCTCGGAGGAGTTCGCGCCGTACCAGTTCTTCGAGCGGGGCGGAACCAAGATCGCGGTGATCGGGCAGGCCTTCCCCTACATGCCCATCGCCAACCCCGGCTGGATGTTCCCCGATTTCAGCTTCGGTATCCGCGACGAGCGGATGCAGGAGATGGTGAACGAGGTGCGCGGGCAGGGGGCCGAGCTGGTCGTTCTGCTGAGCCATAACGGGTTCGACGTCGACAAGCAGATGGCGACCGTGGTGGAAGGGATCGACGTGATCCTGTCGGGCCACACCCACGATGCCGTGCCCGAGCCGGTGCTGGTGGGCGAGACGATGATCGTGGCGAGCGGCTCGAACGGCAAGTTCGTCAGCCGGGTGGACCTCGACGTGCGCGACGGGCGGATGATGGGCTTCCGGCACAAGCTGATCCCGATCTTCTCGGACGTGATCGAACCCGATGCGGAGATGACCGCGCTGATCGACGAGCAGCGCGCGCCCTACGAGGCCGAGATGGGCGAGGTGATCGGGCAGACCGACAGCCTGCTCTACCGCCGTGGCAACTTCAACGGCACGTGGGACGACCTGATCTGCGATGCGCTTCTGTCGGAGCGGGAGGCGGATATCGCCCTGTCGCCCGGCGTGCGCTGGGGGCCAAGCCTGATCCCCGGCGACGACATCACGCGCGAGGACATCTGGAACGTCACCTCGATGTCCTATCCCAACGCCTATCGCAATGAAATGACGGGGGAATTCCTGAAGGTGGTGCTCGAGGACGTGGCCGACAACATCTTCAACCCCAACCCCTATTACCAGCAGGGCGGCGACATGGTGCGCACCGGCGGCATGGGCTACCGGATCGACGTGTCCAAGCCGCAGGGCGAGCGGATTTCCGAGATGACCCTGCTGAAGACCGGCGAGGCGATCGACCCGGCGAAAACTTATGTCGTGGCCGGCTGGGCCAGCGTGAACGAGGGCACCGAGGGCCCGCCGATCTGGGACGTGGTGGAAAGCCACGTGCGCAAGCTGGGCACAGTCAGCCTTTCCGAAAACACTAGCGTCACCGTGACGGGTATCTGA
- the soxC gene encoding sulfite dehydrogenase, translated as MSESFMKNTTSRRAFLRGSAAAAVAAGAGAGAAKAAEPDPLITEVQDWAAGFGDGVDATPYGLPIRFEDDVIRRNVEWLTADTISSINFTPIHALDGTITPQGCAFERHHSGAIELRKEDYRLMINGMVETPLVFTYEDLTRFPRENHVYFCECAANTGMEWAGAQLNGAQFTHGMIHNMEYTGVPLRTILEEAGYSTDGKWVYVEGADASSNGRSIPMEKALDDVLVAFKANGEALRKEHGYPVRLVVPGWEGNMWVKWLRRVEVMDAPVESREETSKYTDTLADGTSRKWTWEMDAKSVVTAPSPQSPITHGPGPLVITGLAWSGRGAITRVDVSKDGGKTWETARLAKPGETRALTRFYLDTEWDGGEMLLQSRAMDDTGYVQPTKAQLREVRGENSIYHNNCIQTWWVRETGEAENVEVS; from the coding sequence ATGTCAGAGAGCTTCATGAAGAATACCACCTCGCGCCGGGCGTTCCTGCGCGGCAGCGCGGCGGCCGCCGTGGCGGCGGGGGCCGGGGCAGGGGCCGCGAAGGCGGCCGAGCCCGATCCGCTGATCACCGAGGTGCAGGACTGGGCCGCCGGGTTCGGCGACGGGGTCGATGCGACGCCCTATGGCCTGCCGATCCGGTTCGAGGATGACGTGATCCGGCGGAACGTGGAATGGCTGACGGCCGACACGATCAGCTCGATCAACTTCACGCCCATTCACGCGCTGGACGGCACGATCACCCCGCAGGGCTGCGCCTTCGAGCGGCACCATTCGGGCGCGATCGAGCTGCGGAAGGAAGATTACCGGCTGATGATCAACGGCATGGTCGAGACGCCGCTGGTCTTCACCTACGAGGACCTGACGCGCTTCCCGCGGGAAAACCACGTCTATTTCTGCGAATGCGCCGCCAATACCGGCATGGAATGGGCGGGCGCGCAGCTGAACGGCGCACAGTTCACCCATGGCATGATTCACAACATGGAATATACCGGCGTGCCGCTGCGCACGATCCTCGAGGAGGCCGGTTACAGCACCGACGGCAAGTGGGTCTATGTCGAGGGCGCCGATGCCTCGTCGAACGGCCGCTCGATCCCGATGGAGAAGGCGCTGGATGACGTGCTGGTGGCGTTCAAGGCCAATGGCGAGGCGCTGCGCAAGGAGCATGGCTATCCCGTGCGGCTGGTCGTGCCGGGCTGGGAAGGCAATATGTGGGTCAAGTGGCTGCGCCGGGTCGAGGTGATGGACGCGCCTGTCGAAAGCCGCGAGGAGACGTCGAAATATACCGACACGCTGGCCGATGGCACGAGCCGCAAGTGGACCTGGGAGATGGACGCGAAGTCTGTCGTCACCGCGCCCAGCCCGCAATCGCCCATCACCCACGGGCCCGGGCCGCTGGTCATCACCGGGCTGGCCTGGTCCGGCCGGGGCGCGATCACCCGTGTCGACGTGTCGAAGGACGGCGGCAAGACGTGGGAGACCGCAAGGCTGGCCAAGCCGGGCGAGACACGGGCGCTGACGCGGTTCTACCTCGATACCGAGTGGGACGGCGGCGAGATGCTGCTGCAATCGCGCGCCATGGACGACACGGGTTACGTGCAGCCCACCAAGGCGCAGCTGCGTGAGGTGCGCGGCGAGAACTCGATCTATCACAACAACTGCATCCAGACCTGGTGGGTCCGCGAGACCGGGGAGGCCGAAAATGTCGAAGTATCTTAA
- a CDS encoding c-type cytochrome, translating to MSKYLKATALTLGVGLLAAPVLAGQYGLGRPALPEEIAAWNLDIHPDGSGLPEGSGSVEDGEMLFSENCASCHGDFAEGVDNWPKLAGGDGTLADKDPVKTVGSYWPYLSTVWDYVHRSMPFGNAQSLSNDDVYAITAYILYSNYLVEEDFVLSNENFLEVEMPNADGFIVDDREEAESHFWQDEPCMENCKDNVEITMRARVLDVTPQEEEAENDAAFEEQKAEAETAVVEEAAVEEPAASEEPAAAPDPALVEAGEKVFRKCKACHQVGEGAKNRTGPVLNGVMGRAAGSVEDFRYSKALEEAAEGGLVWTEETLGEFLANPRKYLKGTKMAFAGLRKDEDQAAIAAYLSTFE from the coding sequence ATGTCGAAGTATCTTAAAGCCACCGCGCTGACCCTTGGCGTGGGCCTTCTGGCCGCGCCGGTTCTGGCCGGGCAATACGGGCTGGGCCGGCCGGCGCTGCCCGAGGAGATTGCCGCGTGGAACCTCGATATCCATCCCGATGGCAGCGGGCTGCCCGAAGGGTCGGGCTCGGTCGAGGATGGCGAGATGCTGTTCTCGGAGAACTGCGCCTCGTGCCACGGCGATTTCGCCGAGGGCGTCGACAACTGGCCGAAGCTGGCCGGGGGCGACGGGACGCTCGCCGACAAGGACCCGGTAAAGACCGTGGGCTCCTACTGGCCCTACCTGTCGACCGTGTGGGATTACGTGCACCGCTCGATGCCCTTCGGCAACGCGCAGTCGCTGTCGAATGACGATGTCTACGCGATCACGGCCTATATCCTTTATTCCAACTACCTGGTGGAGGAAGATTTCGTTCTGTCGAACGAGAATTTCCTCGAGGTGGAAATGCCCAATGCCGACGGGTTCATCGTGGATGACCGGGAAGAGGCGGAAAGCCATTTCTGGCAGGACGAGCCTTGCATGGAGAATTGCAAGGATAACGTCGAGATCACCATGCGCGCCCGCGTGCTGGACGTGACGCCGCAAGAGGAAGAGGCCGAGAACGACGCCGCCTTCGAGGAGCAGAAGGCCGAGGCCGAGACCGCCGTGGTGGAAGAGGCGGCCGTGGAGGAGCCTGCGGCTTCCGAAGAGCCGGCCGCCGCGCCGGACCCGGCGCTGGTCGAGGCAGGCGAGAAGGTGTTCCGCAAGTGCAAGGCCTGCCACCAGGTCGGCGAGGGCGCCAAGAACCGCACCGGCCCCGTGCTGAACGGGGTGATGGGCCGGGCCGCCGGCTCGGTCGAGGACTTCCGCTATTCCAAGGCGCTGGAAGAGGCCGCCGAGGGCGGGCTTGTCTGGACCGAGGAAACGCTGGGCGAATTCCTGGCCAACCCGCGCAAGTATCTCAAGGGCACCAAGATGGCCTTTGCCGGTCTGCGGAAGGACGAGGACCAGGCCGCGATCGCTGCCTATCTGTCGACCTTCGAGTGA
- a CDS encoding c-type cytochrome has product MGLAGAAQAELIGDAEKGAEAFGQCKGCHQIGKGAEDRIGPHLNGIFGRQAGAHEGFAYSEAMERMSADGLVWTLETLDAYVKNPRALVSKTRMSYRGMKDDQQRADLLAYLRTFSDNPANIPEAEPTALGTDHDLDPAILALEGDPEYGEYLATECLTCHQADGSADGIPSITRWPEEDFVVAMHAYKNKLRPHPVMQMMAGRLSNEEIAALAAYFKELDG; this is encoded by the coding sequence ATGGGGCTTGCGGGCGCGGCGCAGGCCGAACTGATCGGCGATGCCGAGAAGGGCGCGGAGGCGTTCGGCCAGTGCAAGGGCTGTCACCAGATAGGCAAGGGCGCGGAGGACCGGATCGGGCCGCATCTGAACGGTATCTTCGGACGGCAGGCCGGGGCGCACGAGGGGTTCGCCTATTCCGAGGCGATGGAGCGAATGTCGGCGGACGGGCTGGTCTGGACGCTCGAGACGCTGGACGCCTACGTGAAGAACCCCCGCGCCTTGGTGTCGAAGACGCGGATGAGCTATCGTGGCATGAAGGACGACCAGCAGCGCGCCGATCTGCTGGCCTATCTGCGGACGTTCTCGGACAACCCGGCCAACATTCCCGAGGCCGAGCCCACCGCGCTGGGCACCGATCACGACCTCGACCCTGCCATTCTCGCCCTTGAGGGCGACCCGGAATACGGCGAATATCTCGCCACCGAATGTCTGACCTGTCACCAGGCGGACGGCTCCGCGGACGGCATCCCGTCCATCACCCGCTGGCCCGAGGAGGATTTCGTCGTGGCCATGCATGCCTACAAGAACAAGCTGCGCCCGCACCCGGTGATGCAGATGATGGCAGGGCGGTTGTCGAACGAGGAGATTGCTGCCCTCGCGGCCTATTTCAAGGAGCTCGACGGTTAG
- a CDS encoding NAD(P)/FAD-dependent oxidoreductase, with protein MTLNRRSFIGTGAVAAASLAAPKVMAQGMAKPRVLVIGGGAGGATAARYIAKDSKGEVSVTLVEPTREYFTCFFSNLYLGGFKEIGDIGHTYGTLAAEYGINVIHDWAVEVDRDAKTVSLAGGPVLEYDRLILSPGIDFVEGAVPGWDITAQNAMPHAYKAGSQSQLLRAQIEAMPEGGVFGMVAPPNPYRCPPGPYERVSMVAHVLKQRNPTAKILIADPKPKFSKQALFEEGWQTHYGGMIEWIGPDFGGQNVSVDPQGMTIDIDGMVEEVAACNVIPAQKAGRIAELAGLTDESGFCQIVPATMQSRVDENVHVLGDATNAGDMPKSGFSANSQAKVCANAVRGALTGSKVFPAKFSNTCWSLIDADDGVKVGATYEATDEKIAKVDGFISETGEDAETRKATYEESLGWYAGITSDMFG; from the coding sequence ATGACCTTGAACAGACGGAGTTTCATCGGCACCGGCGCGGTGGCGGCGGCGAGCCTTGCGGCGCCGAAGGTGATGGCGCAGGGCATGGCGAAACCGCGTGTCTTGGTGATCGGCGGCGGGGCGGGGGGCGCGACGGCGGCCCGCTATATCGCCAAGGACAGCAAGGGCGAGGTCAGCGTCACGCTGGTCGAACCGACGCGGGAGTATTTCACCTGTTTCTTCTCGAACCTCTATCTTGGCGGCTTCAAGGAGATCGGGGATATCGGCCATACCTACGGCACGCTGGCGGCCGAGTACGGGATCAACGTCATTCATGACTGGGCCGTCGAGGTGGACCGCGATGCGAAGACCGTGAGCCTCGCCGGCGGCCCCGTGCTGGAATATGACCGGCTGATCCTGAGCCCGGGGATCGATTTCGTCGAGGGCGCGGTGCCCGGCTGGGACATCACCGCGCAGAACGCCATGCCGCATGCCTACAAGGCAGGCTCGCAATCGCAGCTTCTGCGGGCGCAGATCGAGGCGATGCCCGAGGGGGGCGTCTTTGGCATGGTGGCGCCGCCCAACCCCTATCGCTGTCCGCCCGGCCCTTACGAGCGGGTGTCGATGGTGGCGCATGTGCTGAAGCAGCGGAACCCGACCGCGAAGATCCTGATTGCCGATCCGAAGCCGAAATTCTCGAAACAGGCGCTGTTCGAGGAGGGCTGGCAGACGCATTACGGCGGCATGATCGAATGGATCGGGCCGGATTTCGGCGGGCAGAACGTCAGCGTCGACCCGCAGGGGATGACCATCGATATCGACGGGATGGTCGAAGAGGTCGCGGCCTGCAACGTGATCCCCGCCCAGAAGGCGGGCCGGATCGCCGAGCTGGCCGGGCTGACCGACGAGAGCGGGTTCTGCCAGATCGTGCCGGCCACGATGCAAAGCCGGGTGGACGAGAACGTGCATGTTCTGGGCGATGCGACGAATGCCGGGGACATGCCGAAATCGGGCTTCTCGGCCAACAGCCAGGCCAAGGTCTGTGCCAACGCCGTGCGGGGTGCGCTGACCGGGTCGAAGGTCTTCCCCGCGAAGTTCTCGAACACCTGCTGGTCGCTGATCGACGCCGATGACGGCGTGAAGGTGGGCGCGACCTACGAGGCGACCGACGAGAAGATCGCCAAGGTCGACGGGTTCATCAGCGAGACCGGCGAGGATGCCGAAACGCGCAAGGCCACCTACGAGGAATCGCTGGGCTGGTATGCGGGGATCACCTCTGACATGTTCGGCTGA
- a CDS encoding DUF302 domain-containing protein: MGLGVLTAGAAMAQDVTAYDYEGSFDDASFALENAIIGQGLVVDHVSHVGEMLARTREDVGSDVKLFEDAVVMQFCSAILSRKMMEADPLNIAHCPYGIFVTERGGKVQIGYRNFPEGEMQEVQSFLDGIVQEALD; the protein is encoded by the coding sequence ATGGGGCTGGGCGTGCTGACGGCGGGGGCCGCCATGGCGCAGGACGTGACGGCCTATGATTACGAGGGCAGCTTCGACGATGCGAGCTTTGCGCTGGAAAACGCCATCATCGGGCAGGGGCTGGTCGTGGACCATGTCAGCCACGTGGGCGAGATGCTGGCCCGCACGCGCGAGGATGTGGGCAGCGACGTGAAGCTTTTCGAGGATGCCGTGGTGATGCAGTTCTGTTCCGCCATCCTGTCGCGCAAGATGATGGAGGCGGACCCGCTCAACATCGCCCATTGCCCCTATGGCATCTTCGTCACCGAACGGGGCGGCAAGGTGCAGATCGGCTATCGCAACTTCCCCGAGGGCGAAATGCAGGAGGTGCAGAGCTTCCTCGACGGGATCGTGCAGGAGGCGCTGGACTAG